Proteins encoded together in one Leptospira semungkisensis window:
- a CDS encoding Crp/Fnr family transcriptional regulator — protein MALDTSVPNQKVTVKAGSVLFPEGSSANSLNVLHSGALRYVLDAPDGRKLELFKISGANLTPGASALFGTGRYPYTIIAEQDCVLSTYVMSQSTVGRSLAARSSLGIMVGRSLLREITELFKKANQLRKIASDMGKTNDNLSLLYYQFNPSVFPDIKPGQPIADPSAEIVDPVLRLARENLKHYFDNGGILPERPTPNYVEEDHSQLLVKYYPEEIEFQDAEFNFVRKIILSDPNLLAQLFAPDPSMVSYVCDKLGRVLNNLTDNSRGILEEVDEGFKLLLGGPESLTEKYFLILDMAANGYSTAPPEFVVPILQVVSQKIERSLSGHQALFASAIPNPSPNIKPFLEKTLGLSKKFESSAPAKAATNGGTSVDGSADATAIRKELANSASSIIQFSGLGGDAIKEFSAMMVKLKSMKNPLDSDNDTRKLRRSITKTYFDIYAACFQKYMNSNKNVPKPVELMLKYGHFDETLLDDSQLVFMSTYKDPIAAVSDIPIHYGTEWLERIYKREAPTSLDELGQNFFDKVKMDNRNAVFKKESDLPPDIDNPEARLKFEFGAMYEANVRLTTGSLATYLPILTKYHSQIPLGKAYVTKKLLTDTIHDIMAVDFSVFNREVIYNNPETGINKEFVQRAIIPDFVIVPSIGSKIMMWQELSIHRGSGSKESRGRIVLPIFVQGDLKSLLIDAFAAFRWELCKTILGPEWNNVGNPSITADYMDYVQFYKKNKDLSMEIKEKLAAEFKRFRNERDIFANDYQLWIKYEAEGVQRLNRVVRSIFYRHIPFARPIRERVSKMPAFGEINNRFINIRTRKFTELENRYKKYINTLGSLPDQLRENLEFYRV, from the coding sequence ATGGCATTAGATACAAGCGTACCAAATCAAAAAGTCACTGTTAAAGCCGGCTCGGTCCTTTTTCCGGAAGGATCCTCCGCAAATTCCCTAAACGTACTCCATAGCGGAGCCTTACGTTACGTGCTCGACGCTCCTGATGGAAGAAAGTTGGAACTCTTCAAGATCTCTGGAGCCAACTTAACCCCCGGAGCCTCCGCTTTATTTGGAACCGGACGTTATCCTTATACGATTATCGCAGAGCAAGACTGTGTGCTTTCTACGTATGTTATGTCCCAGTCTACAGTGGGCCGTTCCCTTGCAGCGAGAAGTTCCTTGGGAATCATGGTGGGTCGTTCTTTATTAAGAGAGATCACCGAGTTATTTAAGAAAGCAAACCAACTCAGAAAGATCGCTTCCGATATGGGGAAGACAAACGACAATCTTTCTCTTCTTTATTATCAATTCAATCCTAGCGTTTTTCCGGATATCAAACCGGGACAACCCATTGCAGATCCAAGCGCCGAGATCGTGGATCCGGTCCTGCGTCTTGCAAGAGAAAATCTAAAGCATTATTTCGATAACGGAGGAATCCTCCCCGAAAGACCGACTCCAAATTATGTGGAAGAGGATCATTCTCAGCTCTTAGTGAAATATTATCCGGAAGAGATAGAATTCCAAGACGCAGAATTCAATTTCGTTCGTAAGATCATTCTCTCGGATCCGAATCTTCTCGCACAATTATTCGCTCCTGATCCTTCTATGGTTTCTTATGTTTGCGATAAGTTAGGAAGAGTATTAAACAATCTCACCGACAATTCTCGCGGAATCTTGGAAGAAGTGGACGAAGGATTTAAACTTCTTTTGGGAGGGCCCGAGAGCCTTACTGAAAAATACTTCTTGATCTTGGACATGGCGGCTAACGGATATTCTACCGCTCCTCCTGAATTCGTTGTCCCGATCTTGCAAGTAGTATCGCAAAAGATAGAAAGGTCTCTCTCGGGTCATCAGGCACTATTCGCATCTGCGATTCCGAATCCTTCTCCGAATATAAAACCTTTCCTTGAAAAGACCCTTGGTCTCTCTAAGAAATTCGAGTCTTCTGCGCCTGCAAAAGCCGCTACGAACGGAGGAACTTCTGTAGATGGATCTGCGGATGCTACTGCCATCCGTAAGGAATTGGCGAATTCAGCTTCCTCAATCATTCAATTCTCCGGCTTAGGCGGAGATGCGATCAAAGAGTTCTCAGCGATGATGGTGAAACTCAAGTCTATGAAGAATCCCCTGGATTCAGATAACGACACTAGAAAACTGAGAAGATCCATTACAAAAACCTATTTCGATATATACGCGGCTTGTTTTCAGAAATACATGAACTCCAACAAGAATGTTCCCAAGCCAGTGGAACTGATGTTGAAGTATGGACACTTCGACGAGACTCTCTTGGATGATTCTCAATTAGTCTTCATGTCTACTTATAAGGATCCGATCGCCGCGGTTTCCGACATTCCAATCCATTATGGAACGGAATGGTTAGAGAGGATTTATAAAAGAGAAGCTCCGACATCCTTGGATGAATTAGGGCAGAACTTCTTCGATAAAGTGAAGATGGACAACCGAAATGCCGTCTTTAAAAAAGAATCCGATCTTCCTCCGGACATTGATAATCCTGAGGCCAGATTAAAATTCGAATTCGGTGCGATGTATGAGGCAAACGTCCGACTCACTACTGGTTCCTTGGCGACTTATCTCCCCATCTTGACCAAGTATCATTCGCAAATTCCATTAGGAAAAGCTTATGTTACTAAGAAGCTTTTGACGGACACTATTCATGATATCATGGCTGTGGATTTCTCCGTATTCAATCGAGAGGTGATCTATAATAATCCCGAGACAGGGATCAACAAGGAATTCGTGCAAAGAGCAATCATTCCCGACTTCGTAATCGTTCCTTCTATCGGAAGTAAGATCATGATGTGGCAGGAACTTTCCATCCACAGAGGTTCAGGTTCCAAAGAAAGTCGCGGGAGGATTGTGCTTCCTATCTTCGTTCAAGGAGATCTAAAATCTCTTTTGATAGACGCTTTTGCTGCATTCCGATGGGAGCTTTGCAAAACCATCCTCGGTCCAGAATGGAACAACGTAGGAAATCCTTCCATCACTGCGGATTATATGGACTATGTTCAGTTCTATAAAAAGAACAAAGACCTTTCGATGGAGATCAAGGAAAAGCTCGCTGCAGAATTCAAACGTTTCAGGAACGAGAGAGATATTTTCGCGAACGATTACCAGCTTTGGATCAAATACGAGGCCGAAGGCGTACAACGTTTAAATCGAGTTGTAAGAAGTATATTCTATCGTCACATTCCATTTGCTAGACCGATCCGTGAGAGAGTATCGAAGATGCCGGCATTCGGAGAGATCAATAACCGATTCATCAACATCAGAACTCGTAAGTTCACCGAGTTGGAAAACAGATACAAGAAATACATCAATACTCTTGGAAGCCTACCAGATCAATTGAGAGAGAATCTGGAATTCTACAGAGTCTGA
- a CDS encoding PQQ-dependent sugar dehydrogenase has translation MPISYKRILPVGILILLLPQFTYAQFYSNKGIQKNANEKNAEWQVREGFTLVEDAGNFTTPVSIALLKNPGPSPDDVIYIVSELRGHIRAKLRNGNVIQIGEDEDISKPRKELPDFQGEMGQTGACLTPDDKTLYTTAVYQQGWGRSNKITRWKSIGAKPWTKIEKLEVFDAPFRGDTAGLAHQIGHCFVDSNYHIWVGTGDGQSWTSSHKKDSTNGKLLRFKSDFTQVESNPFYTGKKTDAQGYIYSLGLRNPFAIAKSEGGEVYIADNGPEIDRLVKASRGMDFPWDNTNPSMTYNNMMTFPKSIGPADMIYVPKNHKLTALRGHLVIAASHITSLLAVPIDDRKGVIGEPWWVVLPTKYEEERRQDFTGLALGEDGIYISHIRMRKDGGLLPAPVLKLIPGKISAEKMKYTGEQLVEVKGCRSCHTLGGVGSNVAPNLDQIRSRLDETFKSADFLKQIKEMESYSEEPEHEKWNGVRAKLADPNLSTKEKLSIYIPSKLQNPRFLNPISGMPNMGLSQEEIESLKEFLMDISEDSVRYQGLEKWEYNIVKQFEQNPRISLVLSLLIGILFGIYGKGIGSAFRKGFLWIQSRIRKGS, from the coding sequence ATGCCAATATCATATAAAAGAATCTTACCGGTCGGTATTCTTATCTTACTGTTGCCTCAGTTTACTTATGCTCAGTTCTATTCGAACAAAGGAATTCAAAAGAATGCCAACGAAAAGAATGCCGAATGGCAAGTGAGAGAAGGTTTCACATTAGTGGAGGATGCAGGGAATTTCACTACTCCGGTGAGTATAGCTCTTCTGAAGAATCCAGGCCCTTCTCCTGATGATGTGATCTATATCGTGAGTGAATTGAGAGGGCATATAAGAGCTAAACTACGAAACGGAAATGTAATCCAGATCGGTGAAGACGAAGATATTTCCAAACCTAGAAAAGAATTGCCTGATTTTCAAGGAGAGATGGGGCAAACCGGTGCCTGCTTGACTCCGGATGACAAGACTCTTTATACGACTGCTGTTTACCAACAAGGTTGGGGAAGAAGCAATAAGATCACTCGATGGAAATCCATCGGGGCTAAGCCTTGGACCAAAATCGAAAAGCTAGAAGTATTTGATGCTCCCTTTAGAGGGGACACCGCGGGGCTTGCGCATCAGATCGGGCATTGTTTTGTAGATTCGAATTATCATATCTGGGTCGGGACTGGAGACGGGCAATCTTGGACCAGTTCTCATAAGAAGGATAGCACGAACGGAAAATTGTTACGATTCAAGTCGGACTTCACTCAAGTGGAATCCAATCCGTTTTATACTGGAAAGAAGACGGATGCTCAAGGGTACATTTACTCTTTAGGACTGAGAAATCCTTTTGCTATAGCAAAATCCGAAGGAGGCGAGGTTTATATAGCGGATAACGGACCCGAGATAGATCGATTGGTTAAGGCTTCTAGAGGGATGGATTTTCCTTGGGACAATACCAATCCTAGTATGACGTACAATAATATGATGACCTTTCCTAAATCGATAGGTCCTGCGGATATGATCTATGTTCCAAAGAATCATAAATTAACCGCTTTAAGAGGACATCTAGTGATCGCTGCTTCTCATATTACCTCCTTACTTGCTGTGCCGATAGACGATAGAAAAGGAGTCATCGGCGAGCCTTGGTGGGTCGTACTTCCTACAAAATACGAAGAAGAGAGAAGGCAGGATTTTACCGGTCTAGCTTTGGGAGAAGACGGGATCTATATTTCTCATATTAGAATGAGAAAGGATGGTGGCCTATTACCTGCTCCGGTTTTGAAGTTGATTCCGGGCAAAATCTCCGCAGAGAAAATGAAATATACCGGCGAACAACTTGTAGAAGTGAAGGGTTGTAGGAGTTGTCATACTCTAGGTGGAGTAGGGAGCAATGTCGCTCCAAATCTAGATCAGATCCGTTCTAGATTGGACGAGACATTTAAGAGCGCCGATTTCTTAAAGCAGATCAAAGAGATGGAATCTTATTCCGAAGAACCGGAACATGAGAAATGGAACGGGGTTCGTGCAAAACTTGCAGATCCGAATTTGAGCACCAAAGAAAAGCTCTCGATCTATATTCCTTCTAAACTACAAAATCCTAGATTTCTAAATCCAATTAGTGGAATGCCTAATATGGGGCTTTCTCAAGAAGAGATCGAATCACTTAAAGAATTTCTAATGGATATCTCCGAAGATTCGGTCCGTTACCAGGGACTGGAAAAATGGGAATACAATATAGTAAAACAATTCGAACAGAATCCCAGGATTTCTCTCGTTCTTTCACTATTGATTGGGATCTTATTCGGGATTTATGGAAAAGGTATCGGCTCCGCTTTTAGAAAGGGATTCCTTTGGATTCAATCTAGAATCCGTAAGGGATCTTGA